A single region of the Halomicroarcula saliterrae genome encodes:
- a CDS encoding metal ABC transporter substrate-binding protein, with protein MEYTRRRMLAATAGLAGLGAVAGCSGGSGQSNAAAVQSSFFVFGDIADNVAGDSATTDLLVPLGQHGHGWEPGPRVRENIYDASLFVHGMAGFQPWADDILADLSADGAEVTPVDASADVSLLEFGAGGHDEHEGEHHDEHGTDSHDDHGTDSHDEHGTDSHDDHGTDSHDDHGTDSHDDHGTDSHDDHGTDSHDDHGTETHDGHEETHEGEDGDHDHGSMDPHFWMDPRRVATAVGTVEQAMADLDGDNADSYAANAEAFRNRLTDLDERIESRLADASKDVLLVAGHDAFGYLAERYGVRVEALTDASPDDRPTPSDIERAQMAIDEHGLSYICADPLESQTAADQLVAETDAEAVLPLTAMPGLRESWAESDWGYVDVMEQVNLPTLTEALGAR; from the coding sequence ATGGAGTACACCAGACGCCGAATGCTGGCCGCCACCGCAGGTCTCGCCGGTCTCGGAGCCGTCGCTGGCTGTTCCGGCGGCTCCGGGCAATCGAACGCCGCCGCCGTCCAGTCCTCGTTTTTCGTCTTCGGCGACATCGCCGACAACGTCGCCGGGGACAGCGCGACCACCGACCTGCTCGTGCCTCTCGGACAGCACGGCCACGGCTGGGAGCCCGGGCCGCGCGTCCGCGAGAACATCTACGACGCGTCGCTGTTCGTCCACGGGATGGCGGGGTTCCAGCCGTGGGCCGACGATATCCTCGCCGACCTGTCGGCCGACGGGGCCGAGGTGACGCCCGTCGACGCGAGCGCCGACGTCTCGCTGCTCGAATTCGGGGCGGGCGGCCACGACGAGCACGAGGGGGAACACCACGACGAGCACGGGACCGACAGCCACGACGACCACGGGACCGACAGCCACGACGAGCACGGGACCGACAGCCACGACGACCACGGGACCGACAGCCACGACGACCACGGGACCGACAGCCACGACGACCACGGGACCGACAGCCACGACGACCACGGGACCGACAGCCACGACGACCACGGGACCGAGACACACGATGGCCACGAAGAGACTCACGAAGGCGAGGACGGCGATCACGACCACGGGTCGATGGACCCCCACTTCTGGATGGACCCGCGCCGCGTCGCGACCGCCGTCGGCACCGTCGAACAGGCGATGGCGGACCTCGACGGCGACAACGCGGACAGCTACGCCGCCAACGCCGAGGCGTTTCGGAACCGGCTGACCGACCTCGACGAGCGCATCGAGTCGCGTCTCGCCGACGCGTCGAAGGACGTCCTCCTGGTCGCCGGCCACGACGCCTTCGGCTATCTCGCCGAGCGCTACGGCGTCCGCGTCGAGGCGCTGACCGACGCCTCGCCCGACGACCGGCCGACCCCGAGCGACATCGAACGGGCCCAGATGGCCATCGACGAGCACGGGCTCTCCTACATCTGTGCCGACCCGCTGGAGTCCCAGACGGCGGCCGACCAGCTCGTCGCGGAGACCGACGCCGAGGCCGTGCTCCCGCTGACGGCGATGCCCGGGCTGCGGGAGTCGTGGGCCGAGTCGGACTGGGGGTACGTCGACGTGATGGAGCAGGTGAACC
- a CDS encoding toxin-antitoxin system TumE family protein, giving the protein MGDDVEVLEDEIQAYDDGTVVRIRVLDVPDSDQYPEGVKYAFHYGEAGAGEPIIRFDNHHGPHELHIAGQVFEIEYEGLQPLYQVWRAALPPEKRIEW; this is encoded by the coding sequence ATGGGAGACGATGTCGAGGTGTTGGAAGATGAAATTCAAGCCTATGACGACGGAACTGTCGTCCGGATACGCGTCCTCGATGTGCCCGACTCCGACCAGTATCCCGAGGGTGTCAAGTACGCCTTCCACTACGGCGAAGCCGGCGCTGGCGAGCCCATCATCCGCTTCGACAACCATCACGGTCCACACGAACTGCATATCGCGGGACAGGTGTTCGAAATCGAATACGAAGGCCTCCAACCACTCTATCAGGTGTGGCGTGCTGCACTCCCGCCCGAGAAACGC
- a CDS encoding Fic family protein — translation MRDGYDLPSTAPGQYMPLRTDEHLSKAYFPDKLPPTLELSDAVVAEVSRAMWSLGRLEGLGSEIDNPGAVFSSFVYKEAEQSSQVEGTAVTVFDLYRYDVDELQIREAVESDHEADVREARNYITALDDAISFLQTAGIERQSITTELIKSLHEQLLIKGRSDDDEPLPGEFRPGYTAIEEEGPHGIGKQIRFVPPKPDMVPGLIDDLERFVQQGSDWPDLVDIAITHYQFETIHPFKDGNGRVGRLLVVLMLVSSGLLHYPMLYLSSYIERHRTEYADRLLAVSEEGAWDEWLQFFLRGIREQAEEAFVRAKLLVDKRKEYESRYSDAAKSVRRLSLALFEDPYFTVREASERIDVVYQTANNAIETLETDGVVEEITGNDQNRVFRAAEIMDIVERPANQLPESGVLVDVEQAWKLPER, via the coding sequence ATGAGAGACGGATACGATCTCCCTTCAACTGCACCCGGGCAGTACATGCCACTCCGGACCGATGAGCATCTATCGAAGGCGTACTTCCCGGATAAACTTCCTCCGACACTGGAACTATCGGATGCTGTTGTTGCGGAAGTCTCGAGAGCGATGTGGTCCCTCGGTCGGCTAGAGGGGCTCGGCAGCGAGATCGACAATCCTGGCGCTGTGTTCAGTTCGTTTGTCTACAAGGAGGCTGAGCAGTCGTCCCAGGTGGAAGGGACAGCTGTGACTGTGTTTGATCTCTACCGATACGATGTCGACGAACTCCAGATTCGAGAGGCAGTCGAGAGTGACCACGAAGCCGATGTGAGAGAAGCTCGAAACTATATCACCGCTCTCGACGATGCTATTTCGTTTCTCCAGACCGCCGGGATCGAACGGCAGAGCATCACGACGGAACTCATCAAGTCGCTTCATGAGCAGTTACTGATTAAAGGAAGATCAGATGACGACGAACCACTGCCTGGCGAGTTTCGACCGGGATATACCGCGATAGAAGAGGAGGGACCGCACGGAATCGGGAAGCAGATTCGGTTCGTTCCTCCGAAGCCAGATATGGTTCCGGGGCTGATAGACGATTTAGAGCGTTTCGTTCAGCAGGGTTCTGATTGGCCCGATCTAGTCGATATCGCAATCACACATTATCAGTTCGAAACAATCCATCCGTTCAAAGACGGTAACGGACGGGTGGGACGACTGCTCGTGGTCCTCATGCTCGTCTCGAGTGGATTACTCCATTACCCAATGCTCTATCTCAGTTCGTATATCGAACGACACCGAACTGAGTATGCCGATCGATTGCTTGCTGTGAGTGAAGAGGGTGCCTGGGATGAATGGCTCCAGTTCTTTCTCCGGGGAATCCGCGAGCAGGCAGAAGAGGCGTTCGTCCGAGCAAAGCTGCTCGTCGACAAGCGAAAAGAGTACGAGTCCCGATATTCGGACGCAGCGAAATCTGTCCGTCGCCTCTCCCTCGCACTGTTCGAAGATCCATATTTTACTGTCCGAGAAGCTAGCGAACGAATCGACGTTGTCTATCAGACGGCAAACAACGCTATCGAAACACTCGAAACAGACGGTGTTGTGGAAGAAATAACCGGAAACGATCAGAACCGCGTCTTCAGAGCTGCTGAAATCATGGATATCGTCGAACGGCCTGCGAACCAACTTCCCGAGTCCGGCGTACTTGTCGATGTCGAGCAAGCGTGGAAGCTACCCGAGCGATAA